One Chloroflexota bacterium genomic window, TGATCTTCTGCGCGGGCAGCTTGCCGAGTTTGCGCACCGGCACGAAGCCTGCCTTCAACTGATAGGCCGCCGGAGCGCCAAAAATGAAGCCGCGCGACTCGACCGCCGCAACCAGCTCAACTTGCCTGGCGGCGAACGGCGCGACCAGATCCATGATCGCCTGGTTAAACGCCGGTCCTTCCTTTAACAGCGTGGTGACATCCTTGAATTGAATACCTTTGACCGGAAAGTCGGGAATATTGCGCACGAGCGAGGCCAAATCCATTACAGGCTCCTTCAAGCGGCAGAGATAGGCACATCAAACCGACGATATTATACCGTTGCGCGGCGGCGCGCGCCAATTGCGCGGCAGCGCGGCAGCAATTCTCAATTTGGCTTTGGCCGGGTACGTTCCAATGTCGGCTTGTCATGCGCTGGAGTTCAGGTGCTTATCACGCAAGCCAATTCGACGAATAATGCGTGCTTCCCTCCCCCCGGCCCCCTCCCAACTTCGTTGGGAGGGGGAGAGATTCTAAGGGGAGGTGCGTGGCGGCTGCGCCGCCGCGCACCTCCCCGTTAGTTTTTCCCCTGCTCCCCCGCGCGCAGGGGATGAGGGGGCAACCTGGTGGCCAGACTTCAAAATGAGAATTGCTGGCAGCGCGGCTGGTACGCGGACTTTCCCGCAGTGAAAAGCACTCCCGTCGAAGCGCGGGCGCTGAGCTTGTCGAAGCGCATCAGCCGACTGGCCGCGTCATTCGACGAGCTGTTCAGAAACTTCGCTGCATTCGGCACCAAAGCGTCACCGGTTGTCGCTCCGGCGAAAGCCGGGGCCCAGGGGCAGCAGCGCTGGATGCCGGCTTTCGCCGGCATGACGGGTTGGCAGTCCGGCGTACCAGTTTCTGTCCGCACGCACGTCGCCGCGGCGACCTAGACTTCTCAGAGAGCGATCGCGTTGGGATGTCACGCAACTATGGAGAAGCCCTGCAAGAGGACGCAGCGCGCCGTTACCACGCCGTCAAGCCGCGCGCCGGCGCCAACCAGTTCGTGCACCGGCGCGGTGTTGGCAACCGCTTAGTCGTGCATTACTTGATGCACGCGTATCCGGTGATGGCGATCCAGCCGGCCGGTGTGTAGCCCGTATTGCCCTTGTTGTCGGTTGCGCCAATGTAATACTGTAGCCAGCCGTTGCTGCCGCCGAGGTAGTACGCGGAATCCGACGCGTCGATCGTGCCGCCCCACCATGAGCGCGGGGGGCTGCCCGGCAGATTCACGAGAAAGAATTGCATCGGCGTGCTGGCCAGCGGCGAAGCCGCGCTGCTGGCGCCGGAACGCCAGTACGCCGAGTACGCCGTCACCGACGACAGCGTCGATGCATCGCTCACGTTGGCGGTGATGGTGACGTTGCCGCTGCCGCCGCAGGAATACGTCAGCGCTGTCGGGGAAACAGCCATGTTGGTGATCGTTGGCGGTGCGTGGTCGAGCGTCGGCGTGACGGTGGGCGTGCGGGTCGGTGTATCGGTTGCGTGCGGCGTGTTGGTGCGCGTATGCGTCGGCGGGCGGGTCAGCGTCGGCGTCACCGTCGGGATGATCCGGGGTGCGGTGGTGCTCGTCGGCACCCGTGTCGGCGTGTCAGTGCCGGGCGGCGTCGCCATCCGCGTGTGTGTGTCGGCGGGCTCCGGGGTGCGCCTCGGCAGCGGTGTATCGACGGGATCCCGCACGGTCGGTTCCGTGGCGGTCGGCGCCGGGGGCATGCGGGTGTCCGCCGGCGTCGCGGCCCGCGTGGACAGCGCGATGCGGGTGGGCGTCGCCGGCGACGAGCCGATCTGCGAACTAAATATTGCGCAGAGCATGCATAAGAGGCAGCCAAATACGGCCGCCGTGATACCAATGAGAGTGCGACGATTGGTGGCCATGCTCGGAATTATAGCACTTTGTCGAGCGCGGATGCACAACTGGGGTGCCCGTCGAGGTCTTGCGCCAGTGGCCCCGGAACGCGGTTTTCAGCATCAGCGGATCACGTATCCGGTCGCCGCGCTCGTCGCGCTCGTGTAGAGGCGAGCAGGCTTCGGCTTCGACAGGCTCAGCCGGCGTCCTCATGCCGCGTCTGCCTTGAGCGCGGGGAGCGAGCGCACAGACCGCGCCCGTACGGGCTTGTGCCTCGCACACTCCGCGGCGGCGCGCGACTTGTCACGTATTCAGTTTGCCGCTAATATATCATCATCTGCTGATGTGATAATATGATGAAATGAGGATTGCGCCATGCTCGTGACTGCCCGGACGCAAGCGGCGGGGCTGAAAGCCAAGCTGTTTCGCGGGTTCGCCGACCCATCGCGCTTGTCGATACTGGATGCGCTGCGCGATGGCCCGCTGACGGTCGGCGAGATCGTGGAGGCGACGCGCCTCAGCCAGTCGAATGTCTCCAATCACCTGAGCTGCCTGCGCGACTGCGGGCTGGTTGCCGCGTCGCCGGAGGGACGGTTCGTGCGCTACGCCTTGAGCGACAAGCGCGTCGGCCGCCTGCTGAACCTGGCCGACGAACTGCTGGCCGACGTCGCCAAGGGCATCTACCAGTGCACGCGCTATAACCCTAATGAGCGGAGCTAAGCGATGGCCAGTTTGCAGACACTTGAAGTGCCCGTGCGCGGCATGGACTGCCACGACTGCACCCAGCATGTCCAGCATGCGATTGCCGCCCTGCCCGGTGTATCGTCAGTGAATGTGCTGCTGTCTTCCGAAAAAGCGGTCATTGAGCTGGACCCGCAGCAGGTCGACTTGCCGGCCATTCGCCGGGCGGTGGCCGGCGCAGGCTACTCTGTGCCCGACGCCGTGCCGGCCGCCGCGGTGAAACCCGCGCTGGCGGATTTCACGCGGCCGGTGCTCACTCTGTTCGGCATCGTCTTCATGGCGGTGCTGTTCATCGTGGTTGTGGGCGAGTGGTTTGGCCTGTTCGAGGCGCTCACGGCGCGCGTGCCGTGGCCGGTCGGCCTGGCGGTGGTGCTCGTCTTCGGGTACCCGGTGTTTCGCAACGTCGTGCAGGCGACGCTCCGGCGGCAGGTCATCGCCCACACGCTCATGAGCGTCGGCGTGCTGGCCGCGCTGGTCGTCGGGCAGTGGGCCACGGCCGCCGTCGTCGTATTTTTCATGCGCGTCGGCGATTATGCCGAGCGGTTCACGACCGAGCGCGCCCGGCGCGCCATCAAGGATTTGACGGCGCTTGCACCGCAGACGGCGCGTGTCGAGCGCGGCGGCGCCGAAGTCGATGTGCCGGTGGGGGAGGTGCGCGCCGGCGAGATCGTCGTCGTGCGGCCCGGCGAGCAGATTCCGGTGGATGGCGAGGTCGTCGGCGGCCAGGCGACGGTCGACCAGGCGACCATCACCGGCGAGTCGATGCCGGTCGAAGCCGGGCCAGGCTCAAAGGTCTACGCGGCGACGTTTGCGCGGCTGGGCAGCCTGCGGGTACGCGCTACCCATATCGGCGCGGATACGACGTTCGGGCGCGTGATCAAGCTCGTCGAAGAGGCCGAAACACACCGCGCCAGCGTGCAGCGAATCGCTGACAAGTTCTCGGCGATCTACCTGCCGGTGGTCGCCAGCGTCGCGGCCCTGACGCTGCTGCTGCGGCAGGACCCGCTGGCAACCGCCGCGGTGCTGGTCGTCGCCTGCTCGTGCTCGTTTGCGCTGGCGACGCCGATAGCCATGCTGGCCTCGGTCGGCGCCGGCGCCAAACGCGGCCTGCTGATCAAGGGCGGTCGCTACCTGGAGATCCTGGCGCGCGCCGATGTGCTGCTGCTCGACAAGACCGGCACGCTGACGCTCGGCAAGCCGCAAATCACCGACATCGTCGCGCTGGACGGCACCGGCGAAACGGAACTGCTGACGCTGGCGGCATCGGCGGAGCGTTACTCCGAACACCCGCTGGCGCAGGCGGTGCGCGAAGCGGCGCACGAGCGGGGACTGGCACTGCATGAGCCCCGCGACTTTCAGGCACTGCCAGGGCTGGGTGTGCGCGCACAGATCGATGGCGTGGCCGTGACGGTTGGCAGCCGCCGGGCAATGGGCGCGCCGATCCCATTGGACAAGGCGGACGAGTTGGAAGCGCAGGGCAAGACGCTGCTAATCGTTTCGCGAAACGGGACGGTGGCCGGCATCCTGGCTGCGACCGACACGCTGCGACCGGAAGTGCCCGGTGCGCTGGAGCAGGTGCGCGCGCTCGGCATCAAACAGATTGAACTGCTGACCGGCGACAACGAGCGCACGGCGGCCGCGCTGGCCGGTCAACTACACGTATCGTATCGCGCCAATCTGCTGCCGGAGCACAAGATCGCGATCGTGAAAGAGTATCAAGCCAAAGGCCGCGTCGTCGTGATGATCGGCGACGGTGTGAACGATGCGCCGGCGCTGGCCCAGGCGGACGTCGGTATCGCCATGGGCGCGGCGGGCAGCGACGTGGCGCTGGAGGCGGCGCGGGTGGCGCTGATGCGCGAGGACTGGATGCTGGTGCCGCAGGTGCTGCGGATTGCGCAACGCACGATGCGGGTGGTGAAGATGAACATCGCGTTCACGGCAGTCTATAATCTGGTCGGCCTCTCGCTGGCCGCATTTGGCTTCCTGCCGCCGATCTTCGCCGCGGCCGCGCAGTCACTGCCGGATATCGGCATCCTGGCCAATTCGTCGCGGTTGTTGCGGCAGAAGTAGAGGGTAGCCTCTGCCGGCGGCGTTCTTGACGCGTATGATGCCTGAACGGAGGCTATA contains:
- the cadA gene encoding cadmium-translocating P-type ATPase; translated protein: MASLQTLEVPVRGMDCHDCTQHVQHAIAALPGVSSVNVLLSSEKAVIELDPQQVDLPAIRRAVAGAGYSVPDAVPAAAVKPALADFTRPVLTLFGIVFMAVLFIVVVGEWFGLFEALTARVPWPVGLAVVLVFGYPVFRNVVQATLRRQVIAHTLMSVGVLAALVVGQWATAAVVVFFMRVGDYAERFTTERARRAIKDLTALAPQTARVERGGAEVDVPVGEVRAGEIVVVRPGEQIPVDGEVVGGQATVDQATITGESMPVEAGPGSKVYAATFARLGSLRVRATHIGADTTFGRVIKLVEEAETHRASVQRIADKFSAIYLPVVASVAALTLLLRQDPLATAAVLVVACSCSFALATPIAMLASVGAGAKRGLLIKGGRYLEILARADVLLLDKTGTLTLGKPQITDIVALDGTGETELLTLAASAERYSEHPLAQAVREAAHERGLALHEPRDFQALPGLGVRAQIDGVAVTVGSRRAMGAPIPLDKADELEAQGKTLLIVSRNGTVAGILAATDTLRPEVPGALEQVRALGIKQIELLTGDNERTAAALAGQLHVSYRANLLPEHKIAIVKEYQAKGRVVVMIGDGVNDAPALAQADVGIAMGAAGSDVALEAARVALMREDWMLVPQVLRIAQRTMRVVKMNIAFTAVYNLVGLSLAAFGFLPPIFAAAAQSLPDIGILANSSRLLRQK
- a CDS encoding adenine phosphoribosyltransferase yields the protein MDLASLVRNIPDFPVKGIQFKDVTTLLKEGPAFNQAIMDLVAPFAARQVELVAAVESRGFIFGAPAAYQLKAGFVPVRKLGKLPAQKINESYTLEYGAETLEMHIDALAKGQRVLIVDDLIATGGSARATVNLIERLGGQVVGLAFLIELKFLSGRERLPGYDIHSVIQY
- a CDS encoding helix-turn-helix transcriptional regulator, which produces MLVTARTQAAGLKAKLFRGFADPSRLSILDALRDGPLTVGEIVEATRLSQSNVSNHLSCLRDCGLVAASPEGRFVRYALSDKRVGRLLNLADELLADVAKGIYQCTRYNPNERS